In one Pseudoliparis swirei isolate HS2019 ecotype Mariana Trench chromosome 23, NWPU_hadal_v1, whole genome shotgun sequence genomic region, the following are encoded:
- the cbx6b gene encoding neuronal pentraxin receptor — MVAFIGAVICIIAAVHTGSSRAAAQRRPAPDNHSLYPDPRAHSPAAAGSVARAASLGALHGSETPDSEAPTFNIGLNGMDGVTGLTGHDPTVSRLICTPIPAGDCNPNNFQQQAEDPSLYAGEDWGFLRTTAEELRQTVLQQKDQILADQRTIRDLMGKLSECEKGLDGRGSRADRRGSAAGLWGGKRTAEGTHLERVMVRDSPGATTDGVHLLTIRAVDELEQAITQLKDRIEKLESDIGPFPHNQTDSSTSGMPEAGAAPGGPGRPAAPRPRAGAGADRPWRMEDLEGELEKKVELLEKERKTLRLESEKQRQEIDQGINKLHHRLSGLEGGVSGHSFPEGYRLSFPTRTNSMYAVVKHSVPALRALTACLWLRPAEGGVGTPLSYAVSEQPNELVLLQGLHTPAELLVNGKVAQLPLNLSRGSWQHICVSWSQKGGAWQAYQGGKLRGEGHALAAGHHIRPGGVLILGQEQDSVGGGFDSSQALVGELSQFGLWDRVLSASQVASLARCGRVTQGSVAPWSENGVEVYGGATKDPGEPCSKHNRSSQGPVGGKEVTERRAG; from the exons ATGGTGGCCTTCATCGGAGCGGTAATCTGCATCATCGCAGCCGTCCACACCGGCTCCTCCAGGGCCGCCGCACAACGGCGACCGGCCCCCGACAACCACTCGCTGTACCCGGACCCGCGGGCGCACAGCCCCGCCGCGGCGGGCTCCGTCGCCCGGGCCGCGTCTCTGGGCGCTCTCCATGGTTCTGAAACCCCTGATTCAGAAGCACCGACGTTCAACATCGGGCTCAACGGGATGGACGGGGTCACTGGACTCACGGGTCACGACCCAACGGTCAGTCGACTCATCTGCACGCCGATCCCCGCCGGGGACTGCAACCCGAACAACTTTCAGCAACAAGCGGAGGACCCGTCGCTGTACGCCGGGGAAGACTGGGGCTTCCTGCGCACCACCGCGGAGGAGCTCCGGCAGACGGTTCTGCAGCAGAAGGACCAGATCCTGGCGGACCAGCGGACCATCAGGGACCTGATGGGGAAACTATCCGAGTGCGAAAAGGGGCTGGACGGCCGGGGCAGCCGCGCGGACAGACGCGGGAGCGCCGCGGGGCTGTGGGGGGGCAAACGCACGGCGGAGGGGACGCACCTGGAGCGGGTCATGGTGCGAGACAGCCCCGGTGCGACGACCGACGGCGTGCACCTGCTCACCATCAGGGCTGTGGATGAGCTGGAGCAGGCCATCACGCAGCTCAAAGACCGCATAGAGAAGCTGGAG tCCGACATCGGCCCCTTTCCTCACAAccagacagacagcagcaccTCAGGAATGCCAGAGGCAGGCGCCGCGCCGGGCGGCCCCGGAAGGCCGGCGGCCCCCCGGCCCCGAGCCGGTGCCGGTGCCGACAGGCCCTGGAGGATGGAAGACTTGGAGGGGGAGCTggagaagaaggtggagctgctggagaaagagagaaaaacccTGAGGCTGGAAAGCGAGAAGCAAAGGCAGGAAATCGACCAGGGCATCAATAAACTTCACCACCGACTCTCAGGGCTGGAGGGAG GCGTCTCGGGGCATTCCTTCCCAGAGGGCTACAGGCTGTCCTTCCCAACTCGGACCAACTCCATGTACGCTGTGGTGAAGCACTCCGTCCCGGCTCTGCGGGCCCTCACCGCCTGCCTGTGGCTGCGGCCCGCGGAGGGCGGCGTCGGGACGCCTCTGTCCTACGCCGTCTCCGAGCAGCCCAACGAGCTGGTGCTGCTGCAGGGCCTGCACACCCCCGCCGAGCTGCTCGTCAacggcaag GTGGCGCAGTTGCCGCTCAACCTCTCCAGAGGCAGCTGGCAGCACATCTGCGTGAGCTGGAGCCAGAAGGGAGGAGCCTGGCAGGCCTACCAGGGGGGAAAGCTGCGGGGCGAGGGCCACGCGCTGGCCGCCGGACACCACATCCGACCTGGAGGGGTGCTCATCCTGGGGCAGGAGCAG GATTCCGTCGGTGGAGGCTTTGACTCGTCCCAGGCGCTGGTTGGGGAGTTGTCCCAGTTTGGTCTTTGGGACCGGGTCCTGTCGGCCAGCCAGGTGGCCAGCCTGGCCCGCTGTGGCCGAGTGACCCAGGGCAGCGTGGCCCCCTGGAGCGAGAACGGAGTCGAGGTTTACGGTGGAGCAACCAAGGACCCCGGAGAGCCTTGTAGTAAACACAACAGGAGTTCTCAAGGACCGGTGGGGGGAAAGGAAGTGACAGAAAGAAGGGCGGGGTAA